In Vicia villosa cultivar HV-30 ecotype Madison, WI unplaced genomic scaffold, Vvil1.0 ctg.003332F_1_1, whole genome shotgun sequence, the following are encoded in one genomic region:
- the LOC131640829 gene encoding putative F-box/LRR-repeat protein At3g18150 → MKRKMVKGRKGKDRISDLSDALLLHILSFLNIKQVIRTCILSPRWKNLWKYIPTLTLFTTAEISTKFVSRILSLRDNSTDLYSLRFRTSNVTEPSLVETIINYAVSHKVQLLHVSIDCDIQHFPNCLLSCRSLTSLHLCFNHPTVYATTILFPSSLNMPLLTRLDLWLFAFRAGNDGRVDPFSALTNLKSLTMVYCKVAGAQNLCISSTKLVSLYINMSHYAPETYFGMELYAPNLCTFNFSGIPVQKLCWGKSNLSSIKRVSIDIIAFWKSKETSLVLLKWLNELANMESLMISSSALKVLSLVPNLLVELPSLCNLKSLKVEKRQISRMIPDGIVDILIQNSPSPTVDIID, encoded by the exons atgaaaagaaaaatggtgaaaggAAGGAAAGGCAAAGACAGGATCAGTGATTTGTCAGATGCTCTATTGCTTCACATACTCTCTTTTTTAAACATCAAACAAGTTATTCGCACTTGTATTCTCTCCCCAAGATGGAAGAATCTCTGGAAATATATTCCCACTCTTACATTATTTACCACTGCCGAAATTTCCACCAAATTCGTCTCTCGAATCTTGTCTCTTCGCGATAACTCAACAGATCTTTACTCTCTAAGATTTCGCACTAGTAATGTCACGGAACCTAGCCTAGTCGAAACGATTATAAATTATGCTGTTTCACACAAAGTCCAACTATTACATGTCTCTATTGATTGTGATATTCAACACTTTCCAAATTGTTTATTATCGTGTCGTAGTTTAACCTCTCTTCATCTCTGTTTTAATCATCCTACCGTTTATGCTACAACCATACTGTTTCCTAGTTCTTTGAATATGCCACTATTAACCCGCTTGGATCTATGGCTCTTTGCCTTTAGGGCCGGCAATGATGGTCGTGTTGATCCATTTTCAGCATTAACCAATTTGAAAAGTTTGACAATGGTGTATTGTAAAGTTGCGGGTGCGCAAAACCTTTGCATTTCAAGTACCAAGCTTGTTAGTTTATACATAAACATGAGTCATTATGCCCCCGAAACCTATTTTGGAATGGAACTATATGCTCCAAATCTTTGTACCTTTAATTTTAGTGGTATTCCGGTTCAGaaactctgctggggaaagagcaATCTCTCTTCGATCAAACGAGTAAGTATTGATATAATAGcattttggaaatcaaaggaGACTTCATTAGTTCTACTCAAGTGGCTGAATGAACTTGCTAATATGGAATCGTTGATGATCTCTTCATCGGCTCTTAAG GTTCTATCCTTAGTTCCGAATTTATTAGTTGAGCTTCCTTCCTTGTGTAACTTGAAGTCACTCAAGGTAGAAAAGAGACAAATTTCACGAATGATACCAGATGGAATAGTGGACATTTTGATTCAAAACTCGCCTTCACCAACGGTTGACATCATAGATTGA